Genomic segment of Apostichopus japonicus isolate 1M-3 chromosome 8, ASM3797524v1, whole genome shotgun sequence:
AAATTAATCCTATTAGGTTCTATTCAAGAATAAACCCAAACTGTTTCTGATTCAAGTAATAATCCACTTATCTTTGTAAACATCAATAAGTGGAATAACTCCAGTATGAAAGTATTTGGTGAAATTCCACAGGtaacttaaaaggattgtctggtggcccaaagaagttaccttaaaaaatagtaaataattttccaaatatgttgtcaaagtatgagaacgctaatgttgcgtttgacagagaaacgattttttaatcgttatggatagacatttcaaatatgatttgaacagtacaatacgtgacgtcagctctgccatagcagattgcgtcataacccaccctccgcacagtacctatacggtaatcacaacaaaaacagcgtgtgtatacagataaatttcttccttaatttccggtgaaatttcttaaaaatttgatatgttttcaaaaactccttaagccaccatgtacttgagcggtggttccgtggtctttgtgtaacacaaggtaaattttaacagcagactctgagttgttcaggctatacatcgcgctatccagctccaacgcgaaaaatgttcgcatgtaggctgtactcaaacgttgacaatcggacagttctgcgaagcctaagcttttcagcgctatattctgctctgacaacgattcgatcaatttcttcaataatttccggtgaaatttcttataaattagataaaatttaaaaaactccttaagccgcaatatatttagtagatcggtggtttcgtgtaacacaagataagttttaacagcaggctcttcgttgtttacacatcgcggtatccagctccagcgcgaagaatgttcgcgtgtataggctactataacgtttacaatcggacagttctgcgatgacatcgatcccgccaagtttcatctttcggtttaacgaatactttataagtttccttttactgttaatttgatccgtgaattttatttcagcgagttcgaagaacagttaatgaactgtggtttgagtgtgagtgtactatgtgtaacgctatacaagtacaccaactgagcatcgtagtatatacgttcgcgagtatgtacgttatatatatgaggcaattcaatgtgcttacacgtgagttaatttgctgcggaattgggagtgctaacttcaagtcgcctgttttgcctatctgcaagcactacgtcaaacaccatattgaagcgttcgaacaaacggtacttttggtgagaaactaatgaatttgaaaaccagatttctacaagaagaaaatgtcgaatggggacaatttttacatggttagaaagagaaaaataataactacaaggacaatgtatcaaaatcttccaccagacaattcctttaacacTGTTACACATATAAATAAGACCAAATCTACCTGCAAACACATCCATTTCAAACCAAGATAGAGTCTATAAACAGATATTCTAGTGGTAGAGCCTAGTTGCTAGGGAGTTGACACTAGAGTATTAAAGTCACCCTTTGATGAAATAAGAGAAATAATTCTTTTTTGTTGCTCTTGAGTCCAGACAATTAAGTTCAGTTACAATAACTGATTGCAGTTAAAGCCTTTCCTCGATTCTCTCATCACCCCAACTGTCGAAATTACATTTTCACCTCTAAACTAGAAGCAGAGGGATTCTGTAAAAATTCTCCCTAAGATATGTATCACACCATGTGTGACTAGGACAACTCAAATGGAAGGGGGGTGGGAGTGTTAGAAAGATATTTCCTGGTAATTTTTCAGTCTACGAGGCTGCTCCTTTGAATAATGAGAGGGAGGTGAGTTGATTAAGTGGCATTATATTTTCTGTGCTCACATTATCATTCTGTACATAAATTAAACTTGAATGCTAACATCACTTTGGTGCACCATTCTCAAAATTTCCTGCAGGCTGCTGAAAGTTTACACTTGGTTTGTTACAAACACTCATTAGTTTGAATACTTTATTATGTAGAGCTTTTAAACACATGCAAGAACACCAACACTGGTACTTAGATTTAAGTCTTTagtatttaaatttatttcctcCAACACAGTCATGAAAGGAAACAGACAGACAGGTACAGactaaattatgcaaataattgctatcaatatgcaaataactctttaatttaaaatgaaaaaatgtttgCACCTAACCATGGTATTAAAATTGACCATCTTATTTGGTAATAAAATCCCATTACAACACAGGTCAATATTTTAAGGTGACCATAGTTTCACGGTATAGTAAAACTGTGGATTGTCCCCAGAAATAGGTGTGTCTAGTCACCTTACAATACTTTGACTTAAATGGTAAATGTTCATCTGTATATGGTCTCAATTTTTAAGATGCtcaaaattgctagaagttttcaaagatGCTTTCCTACAGGTTCTGATACTTCCAGTTAGTCCCATCCTTTGAAGAACattaaaatagacaattaaatgtctcagtATTGATAActgctttaaaggcattgaagactcgccccaaaccgcgtgccgccgtctgagaaagttaactttccgttgcttgctggtgaagtttttttgtgtcaatacaaaatgcagacagtaatgaaacgtgataccttgttatctttatctggacctgagatatccatcgctgctatgtacactgtgttgtgggtattgatcgTATCttcatgtattgactgtacactagtgtctaattaccgacggtagcaagctgtgtgtgtattttctgggatcgatggtggtgtctaacacttctgttaaacCTCATTCggaactaggtcagattaccgtcatgagacgtttctttgtgcgcgagtcttcaatgcctttaagagtGACTGTTAAATGCCTGTAGATTAGGTGATTAcaggtgaccattatctgacctcctagcatatttgagggAAACTTGCTGATGACCCTTAATGTTAaaggaaggaagagaaagttaaaaaaatagCTGAATGGTATTTTCGTTTAGCATGTAATAGGTATCGAACACACAAATACTTTGGAAAGAATGATTTCGACGACTTTTCATTTGGTGGAAAACCAGGACTTTGATCAATTGCAATCTTATTAGTTTGTGTGATACTGagacattttggtaaaaattgtaGAAAATGGATGACTAGCTATGCTAatagtttttaaatgtttatatattaaaatattttaatttggtGAATGTAGCAAGCTTCGTCATTTCCCCTATCTTCGTCATTTATAACAGTCTCTCAAAAGTCCAAATCCCAGTCGACTGTCTGCTGTTCCTGTCTTACTTCATAGCAGAGGATGGTGTCACCGGGCAAGTAGTCTAAAGGCTCCTGAAACATGACACCACACTCCATCTCCTTGGTTACCATGGCGACATCATCTTTATGATGCTTCAAGGAATCTAGCATCCCTGgattgaaggggaaaaaaatgcaaaagttGGAATAAATTCAGATCAGCTTTTATGCATAGCTAGAGATAATCTAAATAGGGCGTGAACAGGTTGGAGACACAATTGGGGAAGGGAGGAAGGTTTTCCACTGCATtctttgatattgatattagaGACAATAGTgtcaaataattgcagataataatataatttgaaagaaatgccCATAATATCAAATGGACATCCAGAAATAAGACATACCTTCATGTAAACTTTTATTATTTCTGAGCAATTTGAATCGTCCGTTTAGTACAagttgacctttgttgaccctGCAGCCAGCTACTGGGACCTTCTTCTTACCCACAGATATATCAAACGGTTGGATTACTGTCGCTTCACCTTGGAGAGAATGTAAACGTAAATATCGATCTATTACCAGTAACAGGTCAAACTTTGAAGGAGTTGAACCTACAAGTTTCTTGTATGTTGGGACAAGAATTCAAGTATTAAGTTAAAATTATAATGTGGTATGTAGATAGCCAAATAGGTTTGCATGGCCATAGCAATATAGGTCAACATGGCTATAGCCACAAAGGTTAACCTGCCACAGCCGTATGGGTCGCTGTAATTTTGCACTTCCTGCAACttctacttcttgagatattttgtgaacaatgttttcagactttgatacgtgctgacctcaaatgacctttgaccaatacTAACAACAATCCCAACAAGTTCTACCTAAGGGAACCTACATACCAACTATGAAATATACCCCAGTTATCCTTCTGAAGTTAGAGCTTTGACAAactgtcacatacacacacacacatacacacgccatcaaccattgcatagattccttctgcctacGTCAAGGAATCGAAAAGCGGTAGGTAAAAATTTCTACATAACTGCATCTGTACATATCAATAATGCCATAGCCATAGACTTTGAAGATATGTCTATAGCCAACTTGGTTAAGTACATAAATGCGACATGgacaaatttattttctatttcatcCACACTTTTCCAATTGACTACAAAATTCATTCAAAACTAgaaaattacttcaaaagtGATTCTCATGCTTGGATGATACCTACCGACGACCTCCTGGACGTCCTTGGGAGGAATTCTGATGCTTAGTTCATCCTTTAAGTCTTCTACAAATTTATAGATGATACTGTGATGTTTTACAGGGACTTGATTCTCGTCTGCATACTGTTGACCTTCTCTGCTGACATCTACGTTGAAACCGTAGACGATACCTATCGTGACGAGAAATTATACCGACATGGGAAAAATAAGTTTCATATGTAAACAATAGCAAGGAAGGATTTGTGTAAATCAATGTTCTTTGCTCTTTATTTGGGGAAACCTCACCACACCCGCCCATCGGGGCATTCTTTATGAACCCacatttacttgtttttttgATATGTCAACTGATTTTGATTCACTCTGCCAGGCGCATAGCGAAGAGGGGGTTGGCGAAGAGGgcacccccccccttgagcaaattttgtttttatgtttttatgatatcgctagtactttcaaaatagaaactgcttagatgcaacttacaaggcctgggaagtgccatttccagtgatttgggaggcatttttggcaaaaattttcttgtacacttcgcgccaactcatggtggagctacgcttagatagtttccagcgccgaatctacggctctaatagtttgcctacaggttcgcacctcccttggcaaattcctcactaCCCGCCTGCACTGTGCAAAATAAACCCAAGTTCTTGGCGAATAGACTATCAGCGATGTCTTACACAAAATGAATCTGCAGTCATCCCTTCATGCCACAATTTGTATAAAACTCGCATCAACACAAACCTTGAAAGCCGTGGGCCAGTTCTACGTCCTTATCTGATATCACCCCTACTCCGAACCTAAGAATCTCTAGTTTGCACTGGTGATGAGCACCGTAGGTCGACAGCACGTCAAGAATAGCTTCAACCGATCCATCGACATCACCTGAAGAGGAGAGATTGAAGGTAAGGGAGAACAAATGCTTTAGGTATATATGTATCATTGACATATCACTTTTTCAATCATTCACCACAAATTCTGTACAAGATTTAGGACATTTGGTCAAGTATAACTAATCTTGCAATcaattatgttatatttttggTTTCACTTGTTTTATTAAATGCAGTTTTGTGCTACTGCTCATTCTCTACACTGCACCTGTCTGATATCATTCCTGTCGTCCTTGAACAGCATTATCTATTCAGTATGGTTGTATTGTCTGGTTGTACTGTATGGTTGAACTGTATGGTTGTACTGTCCAGTTGTACAATACCGTTGTACTGTACGATTGTACTGTACGATTGTACTGTACGGTTGTACCATACAGTTGTACTGTACAGTTGTACTGTCCAGTTGTACCGTACGGTTGTACTGTCCTGTTGTACAATATGGTTGTACTGTACGGTTGTACTGTCATGTTGTACAAAATGGTTGTACTGTACGGTTGTACTGTACGGTTGTACTGTCCGGTTGTACAATATGGTTGTACTGTACGGTTGTACTGTCCGGTTGTACAATATGGTTGTACTGTACGGTTGTACTGTCATGTTGTACAAAATGGTTGTACTGTACGGTTGTACGGTACGGTTGTACTGTCCGGTTGTACAATATGGTTGTACTGTACGGTTGTACTGTCCGGTTGTACAATATGGTTGTACTGTACGGTTGTACTGTCATGTTGTACAAAATGGTTGTACTGTACGGTTGTATTGTACGGTTGTACTGTCCGGTTGTACAATATGGTTGTACTGTACGGTTGTACTGTCATGTTGTACAAAATGGTTGTACTGTACGGTTGTACTGTACGGTTGTACTGTCCGGTTGTACAATATGGTTGTACTGTACGGTTGTACTGTCATGTTGTACAAAATGGTTGTACTGTACGGTTGTACTGTACGGTTGTACTGTCCGGTTGTACAATATGGTTGTACTGTACGGTTGTACTGTCCGGTTGTACAATATGGTTGTACTGTACGGTTGTACTGTCCGGTTGTACAATATGGTTGTACTGTACGGTTGTACTGTCCGGTTGTTCTGTCCGGTTGTACTGTCCGGTTGTACAATATGGTTGTACTGTACGGTTGTACTGTCCGGTTGTACAATATGGTTGTACTGTACGGTTGTACTGTCCGGTTGTACAATATGGTTGTACTGTACGGTTGTACTGTCCGGTTGTTCTGTCCGGTTGTACTGTCCGGTTGTACAATATGGTTGTACTGTACGGTTGTACTGTCCGGTTGTTCTGTCCGGTTGTACTGTCCGGTTGTACAATATGGTTGTACTATACGGTTGTACTGTCCGGTTGTACTGTCCAGTTCTACCCTACAGTTGTACTGTACGGTTCTACAGTACGGTTGACAGCACGGTTGTTTGCTCACATCAAGGAAGCTTTGGCTCTGCTCATCTGGAGATACAAGTTATAACCATATGGGTTTTACAATAATTGATTTAGAAAAAGACACCAATACAATAGTATCTGGAACACATTCCCTAGAAGATGTCCAGTGTTACTCCTCCACATTTCCGGTAGTTTGATTTAAACAAACAACCATGTGTGCCATCACTTTTTCTCATCAGCAAGTTTAGGTAGTAAATTGTAAGCACTTGTACATTCACATTGTGGGTAGCCCAAACCACACTTTGTTTCAATGTTACTTCTCATAATATAATATTCAGTTGCATTGAAGttattcaattattttctttaaattttgcttTTATCCATGCTAACCATTTCATTCACTATCCCATAGCAATCCCTCCCTcaaccctcaccctcaccccccccatcccctgtTCCACCACCCAGTACCTCCTAACCCTACCTCCCACTACTTGCATAAGTCAATCTCAATTAACCACCCTTGCTTAGTCAGCTACTCTTACCTTTGATGACAATGTTCAGTTCAGGATCACCACTTCTAAAGCTCTCTTTGACCCTGCTGTACCTCTCTTGCGCCCGCCTGACCCTCACCTCTCTCCAGTTCATTGCTCTCTCCATCGCTTTCTTTGTTCTGTAAGCTAGTTGGTGTTCCTCTGCTTTCTTTGAGATAATTGTAGACTCTTCTTCTAGAGTCTGTTCCTTCTCAACCTCCTGTCTCCACTTCAAGACTTCCCTTGCTCTTTGCTGTTAAATGAAACAAGTTCAAAAAGTGTTTTGACTGAAAAGAGTTTGTAAACATTAATCTTGAGGTATAGTAGGATGAGGTGAAGGGTGGtcaatgtggggggggggggggaagggtggggatAAGACTGAAAAAgagtttgtaaacattcatcttGAGGTGTAGTAGGATGAGGTGAAGGGGAAGGGTGGTCAGGGCTTTGTCTTAGTCAATTGTAGGTCTACTTTTTATAGTAATTAATTTTACTgataaaattttgtaaaaattaatcaattttgTAGCTACAATTTATACAGGAAAAACAGCCCTCACAACACCAAAAAGAGCCCCCGTCACCAGTATAACAGCCCCCTTAAAAAATTTGGTTTTGCTGAAAAGAGCCCTTGTCaccaaaaaattattttgagcCCTGAGGTGGTCAATGTTGGGGGGCGGGGATGAGACTGAAAAAGAGTTTGTAAATGTTTACCTTAAAATTGAGGTATAGTTAGATGAAGTCAAGTGAAAGAGGGTGACGTTTGGAGGGGGGGTGGAAATATGGCTTCCAAAGTCTGTCCTGTGCATGTTTTAGATTATATGGTTGGCAGGAGTATGGTTATATATCAACCATTTCTAAGTCTATTTCTCATTTTTCTAGATTTTGGAACAAACATTGATAAcgtaaataaaacaacaatgaAGAACTCTGATTCAGGATGGATTAACTAACACAAGAAATTCGAATTCAAGATCATGGATAAGACCTTGAAAAGTGGTAGTTTAATATTGTTCCGATGATTGGTCGATTTCATGGCCGATTTCTATCGTCAGCAAAAACCCAAGGAAAGACAATGAAAACGTGAGATAAAGAATACATGAACAAACAAACAGGTGAGTGAGAAATGGAATGAACTAAAAAATAAACTAACAATCAAGTACATACAACGAACAAACATACGATAAAACAGTAAGGCAGATGTACTCATGTACAGGTATTTctttcttaaagcagcattttgcattttgtcgccgttttccacttttttgacaagtccatcaagttttttacatatatcaatcacaaaacagcaaacttaGATATTAACCAAGTTTTTacctgccaaaagcgttaattggcgagtaattaaggacatttgcagataatgagaaaagtgtcctccgacaaattacacatttaatattaatcgcatacagttcccctaacccactagtttgaattcaaccaatcagagatgcaggtttagttatgagatgttgctaaaaatagattcaaaatgtcgagttggtaacttgatacaaccagcgagctggactctaacagctccctggtacaactgccatagacaatctacacaaatcaatcatggtgttgtattacgtattggccaattAGGatcgtagcttttaaataatCATATTATGGGCggggtttatttggatcccaacggaaaatatttTCGAGAAAATAAAGTGGAaggttgtaaatttttcgacttatATGCCatcatttgaagtaagatttgaattgATAAGCCAGTTATGCATGGCATCATGacatcgtggaatcagtgaagttgagaaaaaccatagaaaaaggatgcaaaatgctgctttaagtagTCTGACATACCTCTGATTCGACCTGAAGGACCACATCCCCAGCCGATGGATTCCCTTTCCAACCAGTTATCTCTACCGGTATTGACGGTCCAGCTGACTTCACCGTCTGGCCTCTCTCGTCGTGTAACGTACGTACCCTGCACATGACATCCCCAGCGACCAGTATGGCACCTTTCTCTAGGGTACCTCTCTGGATGATGGCAGTTGCTATTGAtctatcaataaaaaataaaaaataaatctttgctaatattgacaaattttattaccaattgaacattttaggttttaaaaaaatttagtttttaaatgcaaaattctttcaAAACATATGCACAGAAAGCtgaaaaattgaaaaccaaaaattaaaaacatttaagtttttaaattcaaaattcTTTCAAAACATATGCACACAAAGCTGAAAAATTTAAACTTGTAGCAAAACTAGCCAAATATTGTCTGACAGAAAGCCATAATTTGCTGTTTTTGGggcttttttttccccttcgaACTTTCTTTTTTAGTTCCTGGGTGTCCTTTGCTGTATTGATAATGTCAATGCCATAAACAGAACATCAACCCAGGCCAGAGAAACGTAGATCCCTCTTTGCCCTGTCAGTTAAGTAAGATCTTAGTTTACACAGAGCTCTTGGTTTTTAACCCTTTCCTCTTCTTCTCACCTCCTCCTTCCACCCACTTCTAAGATAATACAAACTGTTCTGTACTTAGTAGTGTATTAGTGTCATGAAACAAGggataatgaaaatgaaaatctggagaaaaaaaacaattttctttgttctttttatGAGTTTATATATTCCAAAAGTCTTTCATAATCCCAACATGACTTTTTACTACTGATGAgaacagtgtttttttttcacattcaaATTCTGTCATGTAAAGACACTACGATAAAAAGTAAATATTCCTGCCAAAACACAGTGTTAAATTCAAGAGTCTCACTTTCAtttcccccctcctcccccccccctcttgccGTCAACCCCGACTGTGAACAGGGTCGAACTGGCTAATTGGCATGCAGCTGGACAAGTGGCATCAGGGGCATGCTGCCAGGTTGAGGCACAGAGTGCGCCAATGCCCTCTCGGTTGTGAGAGGTACTAGTTTCGTCTGAGGCACTACATGCGCCACTTGTATCGAGACCTCAGCACGACCGATTGCATCACTGACCCAGTAGTACCTTTGTGCCCCATTCCATCAgtgacagtgaaaaaaaaacaacaagtaCTGACAAAAGTCTGAAATTACCCTTTGCCTTTATCGACCCGTGATTCAACGATGACGGCTTCCACCGGTCCTGACCGGTCCGCCTTCAGCTCTTGAATCTCCGCCTGAGTGATGATGGCGTCCGTGAGGTCATCCAGATGAAGACTCTAAGGTGAAAACAGAGGTAGGTATCAAAGatatcaattaaacaattaagaATCATTAACTgtaaaaactgtaaaaaatcaGAGGAAGCATTCTAAGCTTCTGCTTTGGAAGTTTACAAGTTTTGCTGCTTACATTAGAGTAATTCTAACATGATCAAAGACGGGGGTCTAGATGACGAAATATATAACATTGATACAAAATTTATTTCTTACTCCCCAATTTAACCTTTGCCAAATGTAATCTTACTTTACATTGTATTTGGATCTTGGTAGTTTGAAAAGGCAGTTTAGATCTCCacaacaacccccaccccccctcaaaAGAATATTACTAGGTCTAACTCAGCCTTCCTCCAcctgccccccccaccccaactctCCCTCCTCTTTTCCCATTCTGGACATTTCATGATGACTTGTCACTATGTCCACCAGTTTATCCTAAAGTCATAGGTCACAGAGAGTAAAACACtcttgaaatgaaattatcaagCAAATCAATGAGCTGACTTTCATCATCAGAATGCAAAATCCAAATTTCTCTTAGAATCACTTCCCTTCTGCTTTCTTGGTCGCATAGAATATAATTGGGTTACACGATGTGCAAGATAATGTATTTTCTGACTGGAACCACCACACTCCCTGGGCCCACACCActctcatcccccccccctcccactcctccAACCAAAGGAAGGAAATTGCTATACAGGGATCACCACCAATGAAGGGCACCTTGAGGTCACTGGTTTCAATCCTGTCctaagcaaacattttcttagcTCTGTTCAAGATCAAAGTTGTGAGGATTACCTTGAGGGCTGATATTTCCACTGCTTGTACATTGCCACCAAATTCTTCCAAGATTATGTCATTGGATAGTAGGTCTCGTTTCGTAAAATCCTGTCGAAAGAGTGTAAATGTTggatgattttcttttttttgcaaaaactGATGTATAGCTTTCTGCTGTTAAATTACTATGTATGTGTACCTTGTGCATAGCTTTTCTTGTTGCATTTTTCCTCCTAGAAGGGTCAAtgtaaataaatgacaaaaataatattttcagaaatttctgaaatttcATGTAATATTTTCCCATTAAATAACACAAGGCTGGTGTACTTACAGGATTATGTGTTTCATGTAATCTTTCCCCATCAATTATTTAACATGAAATAACACAAGGCTGGTGTACTTACAGGATTCTGTGTTCCATGTAATATTTTACCATCAATTACTTAACATGAAAAAACACAAAGCTGGTGCAATTACAGGATTCTGTATTTCATGTAATATTTTCCCATCAATTATTTAACATGAAATAACACAAGGCTGGTGTACTTACAGGATCCTGTGTGTCATGTAATATTTTCCCATCAATTTTTTAACATGAAATAACACAAGGTTGGTGTAATTACAGAATTCTGTGTTTCATGTTATCTTTCCCCATCAATTATTTAACATGAAATAACACAAGGCTGGTGTAATTACAGGATTCTGTGTTTCATGTTATCTTTTCCCATCAATTATTTAACATGAAATAACACAAAGCTGGTGTTCTTACAGGATTCTGTGTTTCATGTAATATTTTCCCATCAAttatataacataaaataacacaAGGTTGGTGTAATTACAGGATTCTGTGTTTCATGTTATCTTTTCCCATCAATTATTTAACATGAAATAACACAAAGCTGGTGTTCTTACAGGATTCTGTGTTTCATGTAATATTTTCCCATCAAttatataacataaaataacacaAGTCTGGTGTACTTACAGGATCTGCATCTGGCTTGTCACATTTATTGATTGCAACAATTAAAGGAACTAGAAACAAAAGAAGGAATGGAAAAGAGTGAataagagaaagagagaaagggaATTCACATACACAGATGCATTATgggataaaaaagaaaaaaaaatcacattctgaaaagtTTGTAGAgtgaatataaatattcatttattttatatgcatattcatgatggTGCTCATTGATTCATTAATATCATATGCATGTTCATGATGGTGCTCGTTGATGTACCATACATGACAACTTCAATGGTACCTAATACTGGAGCTATTCTACGTCAGCAATTAAATTTAGCAACAATAATAGTCATCTATGGAATTTTGTGTAATTTCTGTTTCTTGAAAGTCACATgcaagagaaagagaaaggcTTGAAAgcaattttttggcaaaaaatgtcCTTTTTTGACTTTTGTTTTTCAAGCTAAGCTTTAGAGAGTTGCAAACAACCCATTTTACCAGTTCAACAGCACTGGCCAAattcaccaaaaagtacagtAAAGAAGACATTTATAAGTTAGTTTTTTTTCGGGAAACAAAAGTTCCAAAGATCTCAGGTTCTTGTGTGCTatacaattttttaattgaGAAAATTTATGAACGGAAAGTAGTGCCAAGTAACTCCACGCTGTGCACAGACCTGCCTACAGCTGTACATTGCCGAAGTTGACGACAGCTAACAAAAAAGTACTTGACCTAATTTTGACGACCTGTGACGGCAGTGCCTAGCAACAATGGTGACCCAACTCCCAAGTGACAATGATAACATAGAACATGTGACATCAAACATCTTCCAACAATGTAATGTTATACACCACGTGACAT
This window contains:
- the LOC139971865 gene encoding translation initiation factor IF-2, mitochondrial-like, producing the protein MMAFRQCVRVSQSLCYHPRRYSHNWINEVASTTHCLSSHEYSCQRSNSSHIFVPTKGGTLQSQRNFLGYSNLMPAVVRNYAQDNSRSKSSKSWTKKKQKSVKVQIRGPMSVRELASAAGIPQDSIYELILERELNLKLEPDTVLKVPLVKSILDELLMDYIVRKEKLVIPKISKDVSRQAPTIAANLVPRPAVVTIMGHVDHGKTTLLDSLRKTSVAAQEAGGITQHIGAFQVKVQGKQITFLDTPGHAAFKAMRERGANITDIVVLVVAADDGVMEQTKESIKYAQNANVPLIVAINKCDKPDADPDFTKRDLLSNDIILEEFGGNVQAVEISALKSLHLDDLTDAIITQAEIQELKADRSGPVEAVIVESRVDKGKGSIATAIIQRGTLEKGAILVAGDVMCRVRTLHDERGQTVKSAGPSIPVEITGWKGNPSAGDVVLQVESEQRAREVLKWRQEVEKEQTLEEESTIISKKAEEHQLAYRTKKAMERAMNWREVRVRRAQERYSRVKESFRSGDPELNIVIKGDVDGSVEAILDVLSTYGAHHQCKLEILRFGVGVISDKDVELAHGFQGIVYGFNVDVSREGQQYADENQVPVKHHSIIYKFVEDLKDELSIRIPPKDVQEVVGEATVIQPFDISVGKKKVPVAGCRVNKGQLVLNGRFKLLRNNKSLHEGMLDSLKHHKDDVAMVTKEMECGVMFQEPLDYLPGDTILCYEVRQEQQTVDWDLDF